The Malus sylvestris chromosome 8, drMalSylv7.2, whole genome shotgun sequence genomic interval ctgggctgctcagagaccacgagggccgatctcagaaatcgaagaggcacctacttttctagccttgccagcacctgtcacacgcacactcagctttgcggaaattatgggcattctgtcgaagacttctggtgaagtagaaagcacatgaatcttactgttcaatcacccacttcccacacgcaacaatagcttatgggtaccacagataactttgccaaagtctctgccaaagttaagcacgtgaagcttgcagctcccactacatcgctctgaccaagaaaggtaaaagaatagcaaagaaacagcactaacaaagtttagacacataaattttgaaggtctagctaccatattattacccacaagggtaaaggaacagtaccactgctggataattggaaagtccctgtgtgtcaacctccgtgcttcgtggcaaggtagactagcaaacatgcccaacctttactcacatccgagaaaacactcccaacaagattgcttattccaaaatcgaagaggcaccgccctccgaatctcgagagccagactcccaacatgattactttctcaaaaatcgaagagacactgctccccgaatctcgagagccagaccctcagcatgattgctttctcaaaaatcgaagaagcatcgttctccgaatctcgagagccagataccacataccactttttcaaagtgctctgacagagttaaaacatgtgaagctggcagctcccactaccgtgctatgaccaagcagggtaaaggaatagcattactacttgttgttagggagactcctatatatgtcgacctccatccccaacggacaggcagacctgcaaaaatgctcaacccttcctcatatctgagagggcactcccaacgaagcctttcgaaatattcagctttctttccccccgataatatctctgcaaacaagctatactagagcaagaatatcttatatcatcagggttaaaagcaagagtatcccatatcatgctttttccctgtcttttcctttggccttgtttttacctgcaagacaaggagaaagagagcaatcagtcagcacttgaaatcaagctcccagccaggaactgactgcctggaaccccttacctgattacttacctggcattgctctcgagtactcatcttcaacatcttatgtttccaaggaagataccgcatgcttgaggaacagatagggcaagtgcgaaggatacaaggaagcatgtggagacaagcgtaacagcacacgtgccgatacatccattactctgtcaaaagcaaaagtatcccatatcagcagggtcgaacgtactctagatttgatggacttgttttgaccctcaaattcttcagtcggccttatactctggaggaaaccagaaaaccctccagctcagttcaagaataagcctgtggaaagttacttcttcaaaagtaaaagtatcccatatcatctcatctcatttttcttctctttatccttcatgctgctgcaagatggggagaaggtgaacaatcagccggagatctgtttgcttaccttgtctgtcacctctttcagcagatcccctagctcggcgacttgggggactcctactatatggtttgtatcgcgcttgaccaagcctgaaactacaagtcagcttcaagtgaaattgatacattaccttgtgcatctccaccagttaaagataccacccctggatggaggaagagtacttccagagaagctgccacatctacctatgagacagataaggcaagtcaagatgataccacactccgatacttagaagtttcatgattacgagatcattctcccacaatatttcctaatgtcatttgtactctaatgtcatttgtactaaatcattcacttgtactcactaaaggagagcttgaacctatgtacttgtgtaaacccttcacaattaatgagaactcttctattccgtggacgtagccaatctgggtgaaccacgtacatcctgtgtttgctttcctatctctatccatttatatacttatccacactaatgaccggagcaatctagcgaagatcacaaaaagcgaccgttttcgctacctaggatctatcttgcaagagaacggagaattagatggagatctcaaccatagaatacgagctggatggatgaagtgtaagagtgcatccggcgtgttgtgtgaccgtcgtaggccactgaagctcaagggaaaattttataggacggcaataaggccagcgatgttgtatggcacagaatgtttaggcggtgaaacatcaacacgtacacaaaatgggtgtagcggagatgaggatgcttcgtgggatgtgtgggcacacgagaaaggataagattgagaatgaggatatccgaggtaaagtaggagtagctgaaattgaaggaaagatgagagaaaatcggttccggtgatttggacatgtgcaaagaaggccgactgacgctccggttcgaagatgtgactacgggacagaggttcagggccgaaggggtagaggaagacctaggaaaactttgacagagactctaagaaaaggcttagagtacttggatctaacggaggacatgacacaaaaccgagcgcaatggcgttctaggattcatatagccgaccccacttagtgggaaaaggctttgttgttgttgttgttgttgtattgcaCTTAAatgtgtgtttcctctggcacTGCAGCTGCAGGGTGATCATCCATGTGAGCAGAGAAGAAACACTACTGAGTATCGGCCTCTTTTTCCTGCAAATGATCTTTTATTGACAAGTGATTTAGTGTGATTATATATCGGAGAAAGCTCTGGTTTTGATTGCTTGtctaaaaaaggtcgtacccagtgcacaaggctccctctttacgcagggtctgggagaggtgaatgtcggctagccttacccccatttatggagaggctgctcccaagtctcgaacccgagacctaccgctcatgggcgaaggcacttgccatcgcaccaagtgcgacctctttttGATTGCTTGTCTAACTGAATATATTCTTTTTCCAACTGAATATTGCTAATTGTTTTACAAGttgttttttatgttattttccatatgTAATTTTCATCTTTAAAGTCCAGACGATGGAGATTACCTTTCTTGTTGTCTTTTTTGTTGTTTCTATGCAGCTTCGCTAATTGTGAAACTCGTTCATTGCTAGTTGTTGATAAGAGGTGAGCTTGTCGTTGGAAAACCTCTGCAGACCTGTAAGTTTTGGTCTTGTCTTGGCAGGTTGATGGAGTCTATCCTGGAAAAATTCCTCACGAGCTTGACCCTCCTGCTGACGTTGCAGAACTGCAAGAAGCATCTGGAGAAGGGTGCTTGCTTGCAATTAATTAGAGGCCATGGTTATGGAAAGTGTTACACAGTCAATACGATTGTTCTGAggttttcccttcttgttgtatttgtaattttgtatgtGAAGGAGTATAAAGATGTTCTTTTATTGATACCATTTCGAATAGTccatttagtttttagtttttaattttcaatttttcgctAAAAGCATGGTGGTGAGAAAGACGCAGAAGATAAATGCACGGATTGGTACACAAAATAAACTAAAAGCAGAAAACAATCTCAAGtgggttttattttctatatCTGCCTCAGGCAGACCAAGTGGAACGAAAAgctaaaaacaaaatggttatcaaacgaaAAGCTAAAAGTATGTCGAACTTTGATCTGCGAATTTTTCGCTTGATTTTATAAGTGTGGAAAGATACAttaaaacaaaaggaattccaTGGATTTATCATATAAATGTTCAATAATTCAGCTGCATATTTTTACCCTAAAAGTAAAAGGAAATTCAAAGGACGAAGTCACTTGATTTTATAGGACAAAAAAAAGTTAACCAGTGTGAACAAGTGAGGCTTGCTTTAACTATGATCTCTTGACGAATACGAGAATGTATCCTACAGTTATagagagaagaaggaatatAACAGCAGCCATGATGTTGACATTAGACGACTGTGAAGATTTTTGGCCACTTTCTCCCCTCAATTTGTTAAGTCCGCTCTTCTCTGAACGGGAGTTAGATGCCGAGGGAAGTGGCACCGCCACATCCCAAAAAGATTTGGTCACTGCAGATGGGGCATCTATTTCTGGTTCCAAGATTGTTGCGTTATCTGTTGGAGCTTCCATAGACAGCAATTCGACACATCGATCTTTCAGAACCTAAGCGAGCATGGAAAGCAAAATGTCAGAGCTATCAAGACATGGAGCTATAAAGAGAATAACTAAAAAGCTCATTTGCTCAACATTTGGTCCAAATAGAGCTCTTCAGAACCAAAGACGGAAAGGGTGCATCATCTCCAATTTTATGTCTTTAGTTTATAAGTACAAACCTcaaaaaaatttccaatttcATGTCTTTAGTCTACAAGTACAAACCTCAAAAGTCTCAGATGGTTGTAGGTAGTCACACACAAATGTACCCGCTAACCAAGGAACAAGGACTCTTCGGGGAAGTGAAAGACTGCATGTTTTTCTGTTTTAAAATGCAAAACAAATGTGGTCAGTAGTGACCTCGGTCAGCAATGTGAAAATCTCATTTGATTAAAACATAACATCCCTAACGGACCTGAATGATTGAAGAACAATATGAGAAGCAGGTGTTTCACTGGATATCCCATCTCTTGCTTCCTGAGTATCAGCACCATCTTTTGCTTGCTGGCCGCTAGTTTCAGTTGTAACTGCCTCGCCATCTGCTTCATCACAGATAATATCTAGTCTACTCTGCAGACTCGTGATAATGTCATCCTACAAGTACAAACATAAAAACAATCCATGATTTTACAGGATATGAGCACTATGCGAATTAAACTAGCGAAAACTACATTGTCGATACAGAATCCCTATAATCAATTCTTATCTGAATTCTCTAAAAAGGTAGTACAGTCAATTAATGATAAAGTGTGAATTCCAAATGGCTTTTAGAAACTAAAACCGATAATTAATTTTCAGTCTAACATCATGAACGGATAATTAAAAATGATCGTCTCTTGTATACCTTTATATCAGCAACAGCTTGTGAAATTGGTTCTTTAGGATTTAAGTATGCAAAGGAACACACCGAACCGCTAAAATCAAGAATACCAGCAGTATCTTTTTGGCTGCAGGCTTTACACAATATAGATGAATATTAGGATAGAATCTCAAAATGGAAAAcgaaattcaagaaaaaaaaattaacaaatgaagagaaaaattaaataatgcaTAAACACACCTTCAGTATCTTTCATAAAAGGTAGAAGCAACTCAACTTCATGCAGACCATCTGATGTGCATAGATCATTGTTAACAACCTAAAGTTTATGCCAGATAGAAAAATCTAGATGAGAACTTGAGGTTAAAAGTAGCAAGCTAGAAACCATGCTTATTGATTCTGGCAAATAAAAGGGGAAAGCACAATTCAAACACTCTGCTTTATGCTGTAAGATGATTGATTACACATGTGATGTGGGTATTGGAATTGGTCAGTAATGCAGGCACAAGTGAAAAAGCAGAAACTCAGAGAAAATTGCACGCAAGCAAGCTTAACTcaaggttttatttatttattttttttttctgttgattGGTAAACTATTACATCACAACAGATATCAACATAAGAATTCGATGGAACCAATTCAAGGTCATCCAGAGCATTAAAGTAGACACCACCCAGAGCACTAACATACACACAAGTATCCAGCAAATTGACAGGCATGAGCAGGTGTCACACTTTTGCATATTAACAAAAAGGTGTACAGTAATTTTCAAAGGAACAACCGAACAAGTCAATGAGTAACTTACCAAATTTCCGTCAATCATGGCTTTTGCACTTTTTAAATCTTTCCCATGAACTGAAATACCATGACGTAGAGCTTCAGTAAAAGTTTGGAGATTTGATGAATTCTTGTGAAATATGGGCAATCTGGGAAAGAATAACTACCATGAGAAAACCTAAACGCCATTATAGCACCAGTATTGTAATGAAGCATCAATAACAAAAATACTATTAGTAAATTGGATATGACCCTTGGTACTATGAGAGCTCAATATCTATCACGTTGGGGAGGTAGAAGCTCAATATATGCAAAGGGTTTAGATTTAAGGTTCAACTTCAGTGTTGGCTTTGGTGCGTGTGAAAATAACAGGAAAAGTATATTTATAAGTTCTAAGAATATATATTAATAGAGCACAAGAGCACTCTGGTAGGCAGGACTTACAACAGCCTGGACCACTGAGAGGAAAAACAAATTCCTGCAGTTTCAGAAGCCATAAATAAAAGAATCCTCTACCTTCAGTTAAATAAGGCTTATTAATAAGAAAAGCAGACAGTACCTCATATCAAAGTTGTACATGCACCTAAATCTTTGAAGGGAATTTAGGACCCTTCCCATTTTGAAGTCACAAGGTCTTAGGCTGCTTGACGTAATATTTGAAGCTACTGCACAATTTCGACATGTCCACCTACGGAAATAACCTCTTCAATCAGCATGAAATAACATTTGACAATAATTAAGAGAGAATAAAGTGGGACAGTTCAGGTTGGGAGCACACCTCCTTGGACTATAACAAATGTGAATGAGCAGTCTCTCATCCCAATCACTCTCTGTGAGGGGTGCTGCTTTGGCAACTCCCATTACAGTCTGCAAGGGCCTTTtccattaataaataaaaaatcatttttcaCAGAATATGCATACGATAACTCAAAGTCTAAAGTGAATATAGGCAGTCTAGCTAACCCATTATTTGGAAGTAAACCAACCAAGAGAGTTTAAAGTGAAATAacctctttgttttcttttagatTTATGGTAAGTTGGTATCTATAAAACATTATTGAGATAACCATGAGAGTTTGTTGCGAACCCTTATATTGTATTAGTTCTCAGAAAATGAAAGGGGTGCATCCACTAAAATGAATGGTTGTATTAGGCCTAATTTCATGAATTTGAACTTTACTTGACAGGCCTTTCAgaccggaaaaaaaaaatcaacagtcAAAAGCTGAAAATGGAAACCCAACATTCAACAATCAATCCCGTATAATCCTTCCTACACATTTTCTCTGTGACTAAGCAGGGCATTAAGCACAGTAAAAGCCACCACAAAACCAAGCTCATAGAGTAACAGTGCCACTGAGTAACGTTTGATAAAAACATTTTAGCAATCAGAATTAAGCTCTACAAAGAAACATCCACATATCAAATCCAATCCGGGCGAAAAGAATACCTGGCAAAGCATGACGTTCGAATTCTTAAAAGCGCTATCGCTAGCCCAAATGTACATGCCAACCACCTTCATGCCACCCACTAACATTCTAGACACCTGAAACATGAAACAaattcctattacaactactcaagcacaatgagaaaaacccagaaaccagaTCACATATTAGACTTTAATTGTATGCATATATACAAATAGGAATGTAAATATACaagcatacatatatatatagaggaaCATTTTTTGTATATGTAACTGACCTGACGGGCATGTTCGGCGACCCAGTCCTTGTCAATGGAGAGTGAGGAGGAATCGGAGGGCTGAGATTTGGGTTTAGACCCCTTTCTCTTGTCGTCCCTGGCGGGCTCCACGACGGAGCAAGCAGGCGCTCCGGCGTCGTTCGGTGGCGTTGGGACCAAATCGAAGACGAAACCTCGGTCTAGAGACGAGCTGAGTTTGCCTACGAGGAGCCCCACCTGAATTTTCATAAGAAACAAATCAAAAACCGTAAAACTCAGAAGCATCAatctttagagagagagaggacctgCACGGGGGTGGAGGATTGCTCGAGGCGATCCTCGGCTAATTTGAGCTGGGTTTCCTCTCCGACGACGGCTTTCACCATTGTTGTACGGAAGCTGTGATTTTTCTGGTTGGATCAGCGACCTTTCTTCGCAGTCAGTTGACTGACCATAACTCCGGTTTGTTAATTTCCGGGCCGGGCTTGCGAGTCGTGCATGATCACGGGTCAGCCCATTAAATCAAAATCAAGTGGTGATATGGGTATGCAATTTTGGCGGGTTGGAAGGTCAACCCAGTCGGAATTAATTCGAGTTTGGGTTTGAGGAGTTCATTCGTACTCGTGTTTAAATTATTGATATAAATTCTTACTCTTAGGTTTTAATATGAATTTGTGACTAAcatttagagcaactccacccatggtggttgctcgggggacaggctCCAGGAAAGGGCTCGAGGGCCGGTGGGTAGGCCTCCAGCTTTGGAgagcccgagtgagggtgggagcctgAGGGCTAGGCCCGTGGGGGATTGACAGGCCTGCTGCCCGAGGCCTGTAACGTCAGGCTGACGCAAGGCCTACGtccgaccttttttttttaattttttttgtgtcaggcgcGTGCCCCTCACTCGCGAGTGGGGGCGTGTGGCTCGACCGGAATTCAGGGCATGGCCCCGTGCGCCTTAAAAAACCCAGTGatcgttgggaagccacgtggcttcccacggtccgttcgatccCAACGACTCTTTAATACGAGCCGTCCGATTTGCAAcggtaataataaaaaaagctgattttatatcaaccgttcgatctgagatcaacggttgatattaatctgctttataaataaaaaaaatagttttaaaattaagaaaagttaccattgtgacacgtggcacaatctggagtgttggaattcaaaatttttaaaatccaacggcaaagattaattatttgaataaaaattaaaaaaaattgtaaaaaatccgaaaaaattgtaaaaaatctggaaaaaaatgtaaaaaattgtttttacttttctataaataccacttcttctccatctaccttacaccacaatttcatattttctcaactactttcaatcaaattcctatctttctctcaaagtttcaatccaatttttttttccataaaatgactactgatgcaggtacgaattggccGCTTCTTGAAAATGTTGCGTTGTGCACTagttgggttgaagttactcataattcccttacgggtaatgagatgcagttgcgagaaatatggagtttaattcataccaaatttcttgagcaaatgggtgggaaaagaaccaaagaatcgatgtccagtcgttggaaaatacttagCCATTCGTTTAGTACATGGAGAGATGCCttgacacaagctagtagtaatgtttgaagtggggcaaattacgcggatgaggtaagaatatattataattatatgtttgtattattattttgttacctaatttgattataattatttgtttgtattatttatttgttacctaatttcattattattatttgtttgtattatttatttgtgacctaatttcattattattatttgtttgtattatttatttgttacctaataatttcattattattatttgtttgtattatttatttgtgacctaatttcattattattatttgtttgtgttatttatttgttacctaataatttgtttattattatttgtttgtattatttataggaaaactaatgaaaaaagcttgaaaactttgagttttaatgataaggacaaaataaagggtaaagtgaatagtaccaggtttgactttttagtgtaagaatgtggtttttcgttaaagtgaacagtaccgtgggcttttcgttaaaactcccattatttatttgttacctaataattttattattattatttgtttatattatttatttgttacctaataatttcattattattatttgtttgtattatttatttgtgacctaatttcattattattatttgtttgtattatttatttgttacctaataatttcattattattcatttgtagcaacttcaagcacaagcatggtatgctgccaaaatcaaatcaagaaacaaaacattcaaccggtgggaatgttggaatattgttaaagattgttctaaattcaaagttgtgcctgTTGGTCTAGAAGTATGCATGAACAGCACCCCTCTACACAGCACCCCTTCacactctacacccgatcatggctcccatgttgatgaagaagatggagaagaagtgcctgaaacgcccattcttgaacaagcgtcggggtcgacccgttatccaattagacCTCAAGGTAAGAAGACTTCAAAGAGGAAAGGGAGTGCTTTCAAGAATAattatggaaagtacatgcaagaACTTGCTCGTCAAGGTGAATTGACGTTGGCGCGGGAATTGGCGAAATATAAGGCTGAAAATGCTAGAGATGAGGCAAAAGCTACAGCTATTTAACAAGCATTTCAAGCTGAACAGAGGGAAAGAGAgttacttaggcaagaaagggagttgcttagagaggaaagaattgcacaacgagatcgtgacattatgaacacgcgTTTAGAAAggatgtctccaaattc includes:
- the LOC126633547 gene encoding uncharacterized protein LOC126633547, whose product is MVKAVVGEETQLKLAEDRLEQSSTPVQVGLLVGKLSSSLDRGFVFDLVPTPPNDAGAPACSVVEPARDDKRKGSKPKSQPSDSSSLSIDKDWVAEHARQVSRMLVGGMKVVGMYIWASDSAFKNSNVMLCQTVMGVAKAAPLTESDWDERLLIHICYSPRRWTCRNCAVASNITSSSLRPCDFKMGRVLNSLQRFRCMYNFDMRLPIFHKNSSNLQTFTEALRHGISVHGKDLKSAKAMIDGNLVVNNDLCTSDGLHEVELLLPFMKDTEACSQKDTAGILDFSGSVCSFAYLNPKEPISQAVADIKDDIITSLQSRLDIICDEADGEAVTTETSGQQAKDGADTQEARDGISSETPASHIVLQSFRKTCSLSLPRRVLVPWLAGTFVCDYLQPSETFEVLKDRCVELLSMEAPTDNATILEPEIDAPSAVTKSFWDVAVPLPSASNSRSEKSGLNKLRGESGQKSSQSSNVNIMAAVIFLLLSITVGYILVFVKRS